The Nitrosopumilus cobalaminigenes genome contains a region encoding:
- a CDS encoding precorrin-2 dehydrogenase/sirohydrochlorin ferrochelatase family protein: MIVDLNLQGKKIIIIGGGNEAQKRINSVLKQECDITVLSDSINPQINKLVKTKKIKFVKQKISDTKFISKLKPDLIITTTNNKKINQKIITDAKKKKIIVYSSDNPEDSDFSNPAIIDFENMIQIAIFTGGKSPAMSKKLKDRSEKLFKKIITKEDIAQIKIQKIARKIAKEIIPTQEERKNCLRNIMSDNEIDQLIKDGQVKKAEKRAITILRNWK, encoded by the coding sequence ATGATAGTTGATCTTAATCTTCAAGGGAAAAAAATAATCATCATAGGGGGAGGAAACGAGGCACAAAAAAGAATCAACTCAGTATTAAAACAAGAATGCGACATCACAGTTCTTAGTGATTCTATAAACCCACAGATAAACAAACTAGTTAAAACAAAAAAAATTAAATTTGTAAAACAAAAAATTTCAGATACAAAGTTTATTTCAAAATTAAAACCAGATTTAATAATTACAACTACAAATAACAAAAAAATTAATCAAAAAATCATCACAGATGCAAAAAAGAAAAAAATTATTGTTTATAGTTCAGACAATCCAGAGGACAGTGATTTTTCAAATCCTGCAATAATAGATTTTGAAAATATGATACAAATTGCAATTTTTACGGGTGGAAAAAGTCCAGCAATGTCAAAAAAACTCAAAGATAGATCAGAAAAACTATTCAAAAAAATTATCACCAAGGAAGATATCGCTCAAATTAAAATTCAAAAAATTGCAAGAAAAATTGCCAAAGAGATCATACCTACTCAAGAAGAAAGAAAAAACTGTCTTCGTAATATCATGAGTGATAATGAGATTGATCAGTTAATAAAAGACGGGCAGGTGAAAAAAGCTGAAAAGCGAGCTATCACAATATTGAGGAATTGGAAATGA
- a CDS encoding aldo/keto reductase: MKYNKLGKTDIEISEIGFGAWAIALDWWGKKIEEDEAKRMLKKAYDVGINFFETGDLYGKGLSEKLIGEVFKDMRNEIVISTKYGYDFSGVEQIGHKELPQRFDEDYTRMALRNSLERLQTDHVDMYGVHNPKLKDVRNDSIFNLLDSFIKDGSIKTYQVALGPAIGWTQEGMEAMDKPNLSAVQTVYNILEQTPGNELMKKAEEKDVGILVRVPEASGILTGKVNADTKFDDNDHRSVRKREWLKASLEKVEQFRPIADRNGLNITEFAMKYMMTKKGFATVLPTMISEEEIVNYAQMSDGKYISDSDMKEVEDLYNTWPSYELKVTPQAN, from the coding sequence TTGAAATACAATAAACTGGGAAAAACAGACATTGAAATCTCAGAGATAGGATTTGGAGCATGGGCAATTGCTCTTGATTGGTGGGGCAAAAAAATTGAAGAAGACGAAGCAAAGAGGATGCTCAAAAAAGCATACGATGTAGGAATTAATTTCTTTGAAACTGGGGATTTGTACGGAAAAGGATTAAGTGAAAAGCTAATTGGTGAAGTTTTCAAAGATATGAGAAACGAGATTGTTATTTCTACAAAATATGGTTATGATTTTAGCGGAGTTGAACAAATTGGACACAAAGAACTTCCACAAAGATTTGATGAAGATTATACAAGAATGGCATTAAGAAATAGTTTAGAAAGATTACAAACAGATCATGTCGACATGTATGGTGTGCACAATCCAAAATTAAAAGATGTAAGAAATGATTCTATTTTCAATTTATTAGATAGTTTCATCAAAGATGGATCTATCAAAACATATCAAGTTGCTTTAGGCCCTGCAATTGGATGGACTCAAGAAGGCATGGAGGCAATGGACAAACCAAATCTTAGTGCAGTTCAAACAGTTTACAATATTTTAGAACAAACGCCAGGAAACGAATTGATGAAAAAAGCTGAAGAGAAAGACGTAGGAATTCTAGTCAGAGTTCCAGAAGCATCAGGAATTTTAACAGGAAAAGTCAACGCAGACACAAAATTTGATGATAATGATCATAGATCAGTAAGAAAAAGAGAATGGCTTAAAGCATCATTAGAAAAAGTTGAACAATTCAGACCAATTGCGGATAGAAATGGATTAAACATTACAGAATTTGCAATGAAGTATATGATGACAAAGAAAGGATTTGCAACAGTACTTCCAACAATGATTAGTGAAGAAGAAATTGTCAATTATGCTCAAATGTCAGATGGAAAATACATTTCAGATTCAGATATGAAAGAAGTGGAAGATTTGTACAATACTTGGCCTTCATACGAATTAAAAGTAACACCCCAAGCAAATTAA
- a CDS encoding Lrp/AsnC family transcriptional regulator: protein MDESDKELLNEIQWTFPLVTRPFDAIAKKFDTTPEDIKTRLNELKEIGVLRQLSAIFDTRKLGYTSSLVAMEIEDDKLEHVASQINRHPGVSHNYERDHQFNLWFTLAVPPGADLKEELEKFNVLKGIKTVRMLPTLQLFKIGVKLDMVDEKKHDVAPTEEKKEIKNVKFVPTEEDKDFIRELQKDMDIIDEPFVNAAKNLGITEDELFAKMKHYEDIGVMRRFAAILRHRQVGFTANGMIVWKVPEDRITKVGETLGSFPQVSHCYERPTYADWPYNVFSMIHCKTHEEANEMAKTIQDQINVDEYKILFSTREFKKTRVEYFVENSFSLEETVPAS from the coding sequence ATGGATGAATCCGATAAAGAACTTCTCAATGAAATTCAATGGACTTTTCCACTTGTAACTAGACCTTTTGATGCTATTGCTAAAAAATTTGATACTACACCTGAAGATATCAAAACACGATTAAATGAACTAAAAGAAATTGGTGTTTTAAGACAACTTAGTGCAATTTTTGATACAAGAAAACTTGGCTATACTAGCTCACTAGTTGCCATGGAAATTGAAGATGATAAATTAGAACATGTTGCTAGTCAAATTAATCGCCATCCTGGTGTAAGTCATAATTATGAAAGAGACCACCAATTCAATCTCTGGTTTACCTTGGCTGTTCCTCCAGGTGCTGATTTGAAAGAAGAACTTGAAAAATTCAATGTTCTAAAGGGAATTAAAACAGTTAGAATGCTTCCAACTTTGCAATTATTCAAAATTGGTGTTAAACTTGACATGGTAGATGAGAAGAAGCATGATGTAGCTCCAACTGAAGAGAAAAAAGAAATTAAAAATGTAAAATTTGTCCCTACTGAAGAAGACAAAGATTTCATCCGTGAGTTACAAAAAGACATGGATATTATTGATGAACCTTTTGTAAATGCAGCAAAAAATCTTGGAATCACTGAAGATGAATTGTTTGCAAAAATGAAACATTATGAAGATATTGGTGTTATGCGAAGATTTGCAGCTATCTTAAGACACAGACAAGTTGGATTTACTGCAAATGGTATGATTGTATGGAAAGTACCTGAAGATAGAATTACTAAAGTTGGAGAAACTTTGGGCTCATTTCCTCAGGTAAGCCATTGTTATGAGAGACCTACATATGCTGATTGGCCTTACAATGTGTTTTCAATGATTCACTGTAAAACTCATGAAGAGGCCAATGAAATGGCAAAAACAATTCAAGATCAAATTAATGTTGATGAATATAAAATTCTCTTTAGTACTAGAGAATTCAAAAAAACCCGTGTAGAATATTTTGTAGAAAATTCTTTCAGTTTAGAAGAAACCGTTCCTGCATCTTAG
- a CDS encoding DUF167 domain-containing protein — MIYKVHVEFSKEFLEINRDEINIGIVSKPIKGEANKEIIKKVAKHFKISSALVQIKSGHKSSEKIIEIL; from the coding sequence TTGATTTACAAAGTTCATGTAGAATTTTCCAAAGAATTTTTAGAAATCAACAGAGATGAAATCAATATCGGCATAGTATCAAAACCAATCAAAGGAGAAGCAAACAAAGAAATCATCAAAAAAGTTGCAAAACATTTCAAAATATCTAGTGCTTTGGTTCAAATAAAATCTGGACATAAATCATCAGAAAAAATTATCGAAATTCTTTAA
- a CDS encoding transcription initiation factor IIB has translation MNILEKQNCPECKSTLVDDMQNGEIICSGCGVVVDDQIADFGPETISSNFEDKMKLARATGQTTYSQHDLGITTEISISAKDFSGKTINHDVANQMHNLRKWQQRVRVSSPRERRLANVLTKMGETCDGLSLSKNVLETASMIYRNLDGHVDVKGKSVVSITAATIYMACKQCDVVRSLEEICRGICPAKDVKSKTKLAARYYRTMVMEMGQLHAPVVTMDKYISKIANMTQTEVRVERLALEIAEKTKDSNIADGKAPNGIAAAYLYVASVLLGQNVLQRDVSSVAGVTEVTIRNRCKEILTCYKLKITLRPSLAN, from the coding sequence TTGAACATACTAGAAAAACAAAACTGTCCTGAGTGTAAATCTACATTAGTAGATGACATGCAGAATGGTGAAATCATCTGTTCTGGTTGCGGCGTAGTAGTCGATGATCAGATTGCAGATTTTGGTCCAGAAACAATTAGCTCAAACTTCGAAGACAAGATGAAGCTTGCAAGAGCAACCGGACAAACAACATATTCCCAACATGATTTGGGAATAACTACTGAGATTTCAATCAGTGCAAAAGACTTTAGTGGAAAAACAATCAACCACGATGTCGCAAATCAGATGCACAATCTCAGAAAGTGGCAACAAAGAGTAAGAGTTTCCTCACCAAGAGAGAGAAGATTAGCAAATGTTTTAACAAAAATGGGAGAAACATGCGATGGTCTAAGTCTTTCAAAGAATGTGTTGGAAACTGCATCTATGATATACAGAAACTTGGATGGACATGTTGATGTGAAGGGAAAATCAGTAGTTAGCATTACAGCTGCTACAATTTACATGGCATGCAAACAATGTGATGTAGTAAGATCATTAGAAGAAATTTGCCGAGGAATTTGTCCAGCAAAAGATGTTAAATCAAAAACAAAACTTGCAGCTAGATACTATCGAACCATGGTAATGGAAATGGGACAATTACATGCCCCAGTTGTAACCATGGACAAATACATCTCAAAGATAGCAAACATGACACAGACTGAGGTCAGAGTTGAAAGACTAGCCTTGGAAATTGCTGAAAAAACCAAAGACAGCAACATTGCTGATGGAAAGGCTCCAAACGGAATTGCCGCAGCATATCTGTATGTAGCATCTGTCCTACTTGGTCAAAATGTCCTACAAAGAGACGTTTCAAGTGTTGCAGGAGTCACAGAAGTCACTATCAGAAATAGATGTAAAGAAATTCTAACATGCTACAAACTCAAAATTACTTTGAGACCATCTCTGGCCAACTAA
- the sufC gene encoding Fe-S cluster assembly ATPase SufC, with product MAVLEIKDLHVSREGKEILKGVNLKTGPGEVHAIMGPNGSGKSTLAYTLLAHPKYEVTKGDILLDGESILELSADERAKKGLFLGFQYPTEVSGVGFSHFLRTAYNSLSKALEGDNREVFITVREFQKYLKENLEKVGLREEFLSRYLNEGFSGGEKKRAEVLQMAVLRPKVSILDEPDSGLDIDAVQAVAQAISKVADKDATIIIITHYARILKFLDKLDFVHVFARGQVLKTGDASLADKLEAEGYEWALEQSA from the coding sequence ATGGCAGTATTAGAAATCAAAGATCTTCACGTATCAAGAGAAGGTAAAGAGATTCTCAAAGGTGTTAATTTGAAAACAGGACCTGGAGAAGTACATGCCATCATGGGCCCAAATGGTTCAGGAAAAAGTACACTAGCTTACACATTACTTGCACACCCAAAATATGAAGTCACTAAAGGAGACATTTTGTTAGACGGTGAAAGCATCTTAGAATTATCAGCAGATGAAAGAGCAAAGAAAGGATTATTCTTAGGATTCCAATATCCAACTGAAGTTTCAGGAGTAGGTTTTTCTCATTTCTTAAGAACAGCATACAACTCTCTAAGTAAAGCTCTCGAAGGAGATAACAGAGAAGTATTCATCACAGTTAGAGAATTTCAAAAATATCTTAAAGAAAACTTGGAAAAAGTCGGATTAAGAGAAGAATTCCTTTCCAGATATCTTAATGAAGGATTTTCAGGAGGAGAGAAAAAACGTGCAGAGGTTTTACAGATGGCAGTTTTAAGACCAAAGGTTTCAATTTTAGATGAACCAGATTCAGGATTAGATATTGATGCCGTTCAAGCAGTAGCACAAGCAATCAGTAAAGTTGCAGATAAAGATGCAACAATAATCATCATTACCCACTATGCAAGAATTTTGAAATTCTTAGATAAATTAGATTTTGTTCATGTATTTGCAAGAGGACAAGTATTGAAAACAGGTGACGCATCACTTGCAGACAAATTAGAAGCAGAAGGTTACGAGTGGGCTTTAGAACAATCAGCCTAA
- a CDS encoding chlorite dismutase family protein — protein MSEENNQYYFNFSFFKVDPKWRWMADLAKEESAKEVENVINNSGIMFRSYSNLGLRDDADFLFWFAAKSVEEIQKVIEKIYKTVFGKYIIPSMTYLSCTRPSLYVQEQKAHGFITGNNPKKHVIVYPFTKTREWYLLPKEKRQEIMDEHIEVSKKYPQVILNTTYSFGIHDEDFMLAFEVDDIRDFQDLIMDLRETQVSTYVKNDIPMIVCVKKDIVPMISSLG, from the coding sequence ATGTCAGAAGAAAACAATCAATATTATTTTAATTTCTCATTTTTCAAAGTAGATCCAAAATGGAGATGGATGGCAGATTTGGCAAAAGAAGAATCTGCAAAAGAAGTAGAGAATGTGATTAACAATTCAGGAATAATGTTTAGGTCATATTCAAATTTAGGTTTAAGAGATGATGCAGACTTTTTGTTTTGGTTCGCAGCAAAATCAGTAGAAGAAATACAAAAAGTTATTGAGAAAATATACAAAACAGTATTTGGAAAATACATTATTCCATCAATGACATATTTGTCATGTACTAGACCATCACTATACGTTCAAGAACAAAAAGCACATGGATTCATCACAGGAAACAATCCAAAAAAACACGTTATAGTATATCCATTTACAAAAACAAGAGAATGGTATCTCTTACCTAAAGAAAAACGTCAAGAGATTATGGATGAGCATATAGAAGTTAGTAAAAAATATCCACAAGTGATACTCAATACCACATACTCATTTGGAATACATGATGAGGATTTCATGCTTGCATTTGAAGTAGACGACATCAGGGATTTCCAGGATTTAATCATGGATTTAAGAGAAACACAAGTTTCAACATATGTTAAAAATGACATACCAATGATCGTGTGTGTAAAAAAAGACATCGTCCCAATGATTTCCAGTTTAGGATAA
- a CDS encoding signal recognition particle subunit SRP19/SEC65 family protein has translation MKDYEHVVIWLDYFNKNLKKSKGRRVGLEKCVFDPSLKELTDATKASGLEITESDDKVRFPKRPFVRSGYVIVPKGSSKTKILNKISEKLVAKRSKQSK, from the coding sequence ATGAAAGATTACGAGCACGTCGTAATCTGGTTGGATTATTTCAACAAGAATTTAAAAAAATCTAAAGGAAGAAGAGTAGGATTAGAGAAATGTGTTTTTGATCCTTCATTAAAAGAGCTAACAGATGCAACAAAAGCAAGTGGATTAGAAATTACAGAATCTGATGACAAGGTAAGATTTCCAAAAAGACCATTTGTCAGGTCAGGCTATGTTATTGTACCAAAAGGATCCTCCAAGACAAAAATTCTTAACAAAATTTCTGAAAAGTTAGTGGCAAAAAGATCCAAACAATCAAAATAA
- a CDS encoding 30S ribosomal protein S8e — MRKSVENLATSKITGGRRVPLRIRRKYETDRYPNEPINGAQVTITRRVRGDNKKTALKSIDFVNLATGEAKVKKSKIIKVLENATNNDYKRRGIITKGAILETAEGRCRVVSKPGQNGIVNAILLKE; from the coding sequence GTGAGAAAATCCGTAGAGAATTTAGCAACAAGTAAAATTACTGGTGGAAGAAGAGTACCACTTAGAATTAGAAGAAAGTATGAAACTGATAGATATCCTAACGAACCAATTAACGGTGCACAAGTAACTATAACAAGAAGAGTTCGTGGAGATAATAAAAAAACAGCATTAAAATCAATTGACTTTGTTAATTTAGCAACAGGTGAAGCTAAAGTAAAGAAATCAAAAATCATCAAAGTTTTAGAAAACGCTACAAACAATGATTACAAAAGACGTGGCATCATTACAAAAGGTGCAATTCTAGAAACAGCAGAAGGAAGATGTAGAGTTGTTTCAAAACCAGGACAAAACGGAATCGTCAACGCAATTTTACTAAAGGAATAA
- a CDS encoding H/ACA ribonucleoprotein complex subunit GAR1 encodes MQEVGEIMHLAGSGRVIIQLSTELVEGQILCDEKGTRVAKVNELIGPVSRPFASATPLTNNIKKYIGKNVFASQESPANKPKKFRRRKN; translated from the coding sequence TTGCAGGAGGTAGGCGAAATAATGCACCTAGCCGGTAGTGGCAGGGTAATCATTCAACTATCAACAGAATTGGTAGAAGGACAGATACTCTGTGACGAAAAGGGAACTAGAGTTGCAAAAGTAAATGAACTGATAGGTCCAGTAAGTAGACCGTTTGCATCAGCAACGCCATTAACAAATAATATCAAAAAATACATTGGCAAAAATGTTTTCGCATCTCAAGAATCTCCTGCTAACAAACCAAAAAAATTTAGGAGAAGAAAAAATTGA